Genomic DNA from Flavobacterium sp. N502540:
GAAATTAATCTGGCCGATAACGATAAAGGCCCGTATAAAGTGGTCTCTAAAATTATTCCCCCATCGGAAAGAAAGCTCAATTATAAAGAAAATTTATTTCCGTCTAATTATTTTACCATTTCGGTAGTAGGTAAAAACAATCAAAAACTAACTTCTCAAAGTATGCTGGTACAACCGGTAGATTCTATCCCGCCAGCTAAACCAATAGGGCTTGAAGGGGTGATTGACAGTCTCGGAGTCGTTCGGTTGAAATGGAAATCCAATCTGGAAAAAGACCTGCGCGGTTATAGAATTTTAAAAGCGAATAACAAAGGGGAAGAGTTTGTAGACATTTACCATCAATCGTACGTAGGGAATGAGTATAAGGACAGTGTGAGTCTGAAAATGACTAATAGTAAGGTGTATTATAGAATTGCTGCCGAAGATATGCGTTTTAATATCTCGGAACCTTCTGATATATTAGTTTTAGACAAACCCGATAAGATTCCGCCGGCTGCGCCTATTTTTAAAGATTATGACAATAAAGAGGGTAAAGTGTATCTAAAATGGATACGCAGTTACAGTGAAGATGTAGTAGGATATAGTCTTAGAAGGAGAGAGAAAGGACAGGAGACCTGGATGGAGATTAAACAAATAAATGATACCATTCAGGAATTTACGGACGATAAGGTAGAGAACAGGAAAATTTATCAATATGCCATTCTGGCTAAGGATAAAAGCAATCTCTGGTCGTCATTGGATCATTCTGTCATAACGGTTAATGTGTTGAATTTTACACCGGTTAAAGTAATTACCTTTTTGCAGGGAACAGCAGACAGAGAAAATAAAAAAATTATGCTCTCTTGGGATTATACAAAAAACAAAGGTAAGGTTACCGGACTTAGTATTTATAAAAATGTAAAAGGAACTCCGCCAACTTTATGGAAAGAGCTGGATGGTACCATTTTTAGCTTAGAAGATAAAAATTTAAAAATTAATCAGGAATACGAGTATCATTTTATTCCCAGTTTAGAAAATGACAGCCCGGCAAAAACCGAAAATGTAACAGTTGTGTATTAAGAGTATGAAAAAGATTTATTTGTTATTGATTTTATTGGTGTCCGGATTTGGATTTGGACAGGTTAATTTAACCGGAAGTGCTAATTATCACGCAATAGTGACTGCTACTATTGGAGATGCTACAGGAGATGGATGCTGCTGCGGAGGTTTAGGATCTTTAAATCTGGATGGAATTGGGAGTGCGAGTGTTTTAAAAAAAAGTGATGACTCCTTTTGGGAAAATACATCTAATAGTTTTGAAAGGGATTATACCGATAGTAATTTGGCAACGAGTATTTCTTTGTATTCAAGAAGAAGAACAAGAAGTAACGGGTGTAGGGTTACGCAAGAAAAAGATGTTACAGTTTTAGTAGGGAGAAATCAGGATATTACTTATAAAGACTGGGATGACGCCAATGTTACGGGGGTTTTTGCTCCTTATGTTTATGGTACACTAAGAGTTCAAACTTATCCTGTAATTAATTTAGTGAATCCGAATGTCCTGAACAATATGATTGGTAGCGATAGCAAGATTAATATACCTGAAATTACAGGTGTTAAGGAAGAATATTTCAATTGGATGTATCATATTGAAGGTGAGCAGGAGCGTGTTAGACGTGGCTTGTCATGGCGGTGGGTAGACAAGTGGAGAAGTTTGCCGGCGGCATATCAGGCTATAAATAAATTAAATATCCAATGTAAAGATTTTTTGCCTTATGAAGCAATTGGTAAAAAGATTACATTGAGAGCGAATGTGATCGGAAGCAGAGTCGAATTACTTTATGTAAAATCTGCTCCACATATTTTATCAGTAGAAACTATTAAGACAAGTTGTTTTGATACCAATGATGGAAAAGTAAAGATAAATTTTAGCAGACCTTTGGATGTTGGGGAAACCTTATCACTTGATTTTGATGGAATGAATGGTGATGATGTCTATAATATTACCAAAGATGGAATTTTTGATGGAAAAAAGTTAGATAATGATAATTCATTTACAGTTAAAAAATTAAACAAAGGTTTAACAACCCTTAAATTAATAGGATTTTTTAACCAAGGTGTTTTTAAGGCTAATACGTATGTAATGGATCCGCAACATCAAACGAGTTTTACTATTACTTCACCTGAGCCGGTAGATTTTAGCTTAAGTTCTAC
This window encodes:
- a CDS encoding fibronectin type III domain-containing protein, with product MVNARAQKDKILIRWAVNSPSEWQKANKKGFIITRTTVLRDGNVLLKPEKTYLTPKPLTPEPVDSWIDLAQKDNNAAIIAQAIYGESFEVTDAKEGALSKIVNMADELNQRFTFALYAADMSFAGAVKAGWGFVDTNVKENEVYAYQVKVFESSNVKESSYMIGLKDYSVLPAPTDFTAVPDDKKVMLSWDYESFKRIYTSYMVEKSSDGINFAPITTTPIVNLNDKEEHPSKSIYYIDTLSVNDKTYQYRLYGITPFGEKGEFTKPITATGVEALVTPARLVDYNIINSNEVLLEWDYPKEAEGFIQGYEINLADNDKGPYKVVSKIIPPSERKLNYKENLFPSNYFTISVVGKNNQKLTSQSMLVQPVDSIPPAKPIGLEGVIDSLGVVRLKWKSNLEKDLRGYRILKANNKGEEFVDIYHQSYVGNEYKDSVSLKMTNSKVYYRIAAEDMRFNISEPSDILVLDKPDKIPPAAPIFKDYDNKEGKVYLKWIRSYSEDVVGYSLRRREKGQETWMEIKQINDTIQEFTDDKVENRKIYQYAILAKDKSNLWSSLDHSVITVNVLNFTPVKVITFLQGTADRENKKIMLSWDYTKNKGKVTGLSIYKNVKGTPPTLWKELDGTIFSLEDKNLKINQEYEYHFIPSLENDSPAKTENVTVVY